A section of the Gloeobacter violaceus PCC 7421 genome encodes:
- a CDS encoding Uma2 family endonuclease — MGRDLLEPVSDASEQRIVLAGVSWKEYEILGATLGHRPGLRMIYLEGVLEIITTSREHEALKKIIARLLEVYALQRDIPLFSCGSPTYRREAAARGLEPDESYCLGQRREFPDLAIEVVITSGGIDKLEVYRGLGVQEVWFWQEGRFSLHGLEQGRYVTLSGSRLLADLDLAMLARFVNPDNEPRAVKAFRDTLREVR; from the coding sequence GGTCGCGACTTACTAGAACCGGTCTCGGACGCCTCCGAGCAGCGCATCGTGCTCGCCGGGGTGAGCTGGAAAGAATACGAAATTCTGGGTGCCACCCTGGGACATCGGCCCGGCCTGCGAATGATCTACCTGGAAGGTGTCCTTGAGATCATAACGACTTCCCGCGAGCACGAAGCCCTCAAAAAAATCATCGCCCGGCTGCTGGAAGTCTATGCCCTGCAAAGAGACATTCCATTGTTCAGTTGCGGTTCGCCCACCTACCGCCGCGAGGCGGCGGCCCGCGGACTGGAGCCGGATGAGAGCTACTGCCTGGGTCAGCGGCGCGAGTTTCCGGATCTGGCAATCGAGGTGGTGATTACCAGCGGCGGCATCGACAAGTTGGAAGTCTATCGGGGACTTGGGGTGCAGGAGGTGTGGTTCTGGCAGGAGGGCCGCTTCAGCCTCCACGGGCTTGAGCAAGGCCGCTACGTCACCTTGAGCGGCAGCCGGCTGCTGGCGGATCTGGACCTGGCCATGCTGGCCCGCTTTGTGAACCCCGACAACGAGCCAAGGGCCGTCAAAGCTTTTCGCGATACCCTGCGGGAAGTGCGCTAA